A genomic region of Paramormyrops kingsleyae isolate MSU_618 chromosome 19, PKINGS_0.4, whole genome shotgun sequence contains the following coding sequences:
- the LOC140581195 gene encoding uncharacterized protein — translation MFRRKIPAPEPEVLPEWDETQFAALAQEIRKGGGPVDSWTAALRKADPEQVLSCLKKVPVVKDPVRALQRRLWIVLAAYRMQYERADQTEREKEGQMRELTEALGRMTLAQGQVDILHQRLQQVTGVAERAAMQVAKANARKKRTPCPRKIRAFVATATAANWDPERWDGNIWDSDDEDIDIYNPDKVAGPDRGSLMDPPPLTTSALPISRRREVQDPSGRRPRQSELLVEDFTQKEISDIRERMKQRPGEPLDKWLVRLYDQGAAQISIDHMDCHHFCDLSTDAVVRSQCREHRQPPIDGRSSDTTLLALMGTGVNQRYPDESSWPEKSGQWQTLSEAIARMRELTMRAGVYTRHVDVLDDLSLTVLTRNALIKTAPTPYKAAVMSVLLTVVGERIGDVAFRLRELGDLGEWDKSNHDGDYTWDPGVGWTI, via the coding sequence ATGTTTAGGAGAAAGATACCAGCGCCCGAGCCTGAAGTGCTCCCTGAGTGGGATGAGACGCAGTTTGCTGCGTTAGCCCAGGAGATAAGGAAAGGTGGAGGGCCTGTTGATTCCTGGACTGCTGCGTTGAGAAAAGCCGACCCTGAGCAGGTATTGTCTTGCCTTAAAAAGGTTCCGGTTGTAAAGGATCCTGTGCGTGCTCTACAGAGACGCCTATGGATCGTGTTGGCTGCATACAGAATGCAGTATGAGCGCGCAGACCAGACTGAAAGGGAGAAAGAGGGACAAATGAGAGAATTGACTGAGGCATTAGGTCGGATGACCCTGGCACAGGGTCAGGTGGATATTTTACATCAACGCCTGCAACAAGTAACGGGGGTTGCAGAGCGGGCTGCGATGCAAGTAGCAAAAGCCAATGCTAGGAAAAAACGGACACCATGTCCGCGAAAAATTAGAGCATTTGTTGCTACTGCAACAGCAGCTAATTGGGATCCCGAGCGATGGGATGGCAATATCTGGGACTCAGATGATGAGGATATTGATATTTACAACCCAGATAAAGTCGCGGGTCCTGATCGGGGATCTCTTATGGATCCCCCTCCGTTAACAACTTCTGCACTCCCTATTTCACGGAGAAGGGAAGTGCAAGATCCTTCTGGCCGGAGACCACGGCAGTCTGAGCTACTTGTGGAGGATTTCACACAGAAGGAAATTAGTGACATACGGGAGCGGATGAAGCAGCGACCAGGAGAGCCATTAGATAAATGGTTGGTCAGGCTGTATGATCAGGGTGCGGCACAGATATCCATAGATCATATGGATTGTCATCATTTTTGTGATCTAAGCACCGATGCTGTAGTGCGGTCCCAATGTCGGGAGCACAGGCAGCCACCAATAGATGGGAGAAGCAGTGACACTACTCTCCTAGCCCTTATGGGAACCGGGGTGAATCAGCGATACCCCGATGAAAGCAGCTGGCCGGAAAAATCGGGCCAGTGGCAAACATTGTCAGAAGCGATCGCTAGAATGCGAGAGTTGACTATGAGGGCGGGTGTGTATACCAGGCATGTGGATGTGCTGGATGATTTATCTTTAACAGTACTAACCCGGAATGCTCTCATTAAAACAGCACCCACTCCGTACAAAGCAGCAGTGATGTCAGTGTTGTTGACTGTGGTAGGGGAAAGAATAGGAGATGTGGCGTTCAGATTGAGAGAATTGGGAGATCTAGGAGAGTGGGATAAGTCTAACCATGACGGTGATTACACCTGGGACCCAGGAGTGGGATGGACTATTTAA